One genomic region from Lycorma delicatula isolate Av1 chromosome 9, ASM4794821v1, whole genome shotgun sequence encodes:
- the Tim17b gene encoding translocase of the inner mitochondrial membrane 17b has translation MEEYAREPCPWRIVDDCGGAFTMGALGGGLFQAVRGFRNAPSGLTRRFQGSVAAVQQRAPILAGNFAIWGGMFSTIDCTLVHFRKKEDPWNSIISGAATGGILAARSGLPTMATSALIGGVLLALIEGIGILFTRMAAESFKQSAPTFAEDPSQLGGPPQYNQ, from the exons ATGGAGGAATATGCCAGGGAACCATGTCCGTGGCGGATTGTGGACGATTGTGGAGGTGCCTTCACAATGGGCGCCTTAGGGGGTGGTTTGTTTCAAGCAGTCAGAGGTTTTAGAAATGCACCTAGTGGCTTAACAAGACGATTTCag GGGAGTGTGGCTGCTGTGCAGCAGAGAGCACCGATCTTAGCTGGAAATTTTGCAATATGGGGTGGTATGTTTTCAACCATTGATTGTACACTTGTACACTTTCGAAAAAAAGAAGACCCTTGGAATTCAATTATCAGTGGTGCTGCAACAGGAGGCATTTTAGCTGCTCGAAGTGGCTTACCTACAATGGCAACAAGTGCATTAATTGGTGGTGTTCTTTTGGCTCTTATTGAAGGCATTGGAATATTATTTACTAGAATGGCTGCTGAAAGTTTTAAACAGTCTGCGCCAACATTTGCAGAAGATCCATCACAATTAGGTGGACCACCACAATACAATCAATAA